The following proteins come from a genomic window of Megalops cyprinoides isolate fMegCyp1 chromosome 6, fMegCyp1.pri, whole genome shotgun sequence:
- the LOC118779886 gene encoding 45 kDa calcium-binding protein-like produces the protein MHLRRGWCRCPGSISLALLAALLLMGVQARPANMSANRDKKPNSKEENEILPPDHLNGVKLEMDGHLNKDFHQEVFLGKDMEEFEEDSEPRKNRKKLIEIFSKVDINEDKSISAKEMQRWIMEKTQEHFQQAVKENKLSFHAVDPDGDGHVTWDEYRVKFLASKGFDEKEVAEKIKRNEELKVDEETQEVLESLKDRWFQADNPPADQLLNEEEFLSFLHPEHSRGMLKYMVKEIVRDLDQDGNKKLTLSEFISLPMGTAENQEAQDIDDDWVRERKKEFEEVIDANHDGIVTMEELEEYMDPMNEYNALNEAKQMIAVADENQNHNLELEEILRYSEYFTGSKLMDYARNVHEEF, from the exons ATGCATTTGAGGAGAGGTTGGTGTAGATGCCCAGGGTCCATCTCCCTGGCCCTTTTAGCTGCGCTCCTCTTGATGGGTGTCCAGGCCCGTCCGGCCAACATGTCGGCCAACCGGGACAAGAAGCCCAACAGCAAAGAGGAGAACGAGATCCTTCCACCGGACCACCTGAATGGCGTGAAACTGGAGATGGATGGCCACCTCAACAAGGACTTCCACCAGGAAGTCTTTCTGGGGAAAGATATGGAAGAGTTTGAGGAGGACTCCGAGCCCAGGAAGAACAGGAAGAAACTGATAGAGATCTTCAGCAA GGTGGATATCAATGAGGACAAGAGCATCAGTGCCAAGGAGATGCAGCGCTGGATCATGGAGAAGACACAGGAGCACTTCCAGCAAgcagtgaaagaaaacaaactgagcTTCCATGCTGTCGACCCAGATGGTGACG gtcatgtgacatggGATGAATATCGGGTGAAGTTTCTGGCCAGCAAAGGCTTTGATGAGAAGGAGGTGGCTGAGAAGATCAAGAGGAACGAGGAGCTGAAAGTGGATGAGGAGA CTCAGGAGGTCCTGGAAAGCCTGAAGGACCGCTGGTTCCAGGCTGACAACCCCCCAGCAGACCAGCTGCTGAACGAGGAGGAGTTCCTGTCCTTTCTGCACCCTGAGCACAGCCGCGGCATGCTCAAGTACATGGTCAAAGAGATTGTCCGTGATCTGG ACCAGGATGGCAACAAGAAGCTGACCCTGTCTGAGTTCATCTCGCTGCCCATGGGCACAGCGGAGAACCAGGAAGCGCAAGACATTGACGACGACTGGGTGCGGGAACGGAAGAAGGAGTTTGAGGAGGTCATTGACGCCAACCATGATGGTATTGTCACCATGGAAGAGCTGGAG GAGTACATGGACCCCATGAATGAGTACAACGCCCTCAACGAGGCCAAGCAGATGATCGCCGTCGCTGACGAGAACCAGAACCACaacctggagctggaggagatccTCAGGTACAGCGAATACTTCACTGGCAGCAAGCTCATGGACTACGCCCGCAACGTGCACGAGGAGTTCTGA
- the b3galt6 gene encoding beta-1,3-galactosyltransferase 6 isoform X1, protein MTTTRSDAMNLVRLVCRHKTALAIGGLCIFAVVLLFLAKCTSETLKPAESPGSAPRSELRPERQEARPKELSAFLVVLITTGPKYTERRSIIRSTWLAKRDPDVLSLFVVGTEGLPADDLQNLGTEQVRHRDLLLLPELRDSYENLTLKLLHMYSWLDQNVDFKFVLKADDDTFARLDLIKEELRAKEASRLYWGFFSGRGRVKTAGKWKESTWALCDYYLPYALGGGYVLSADLVHYVRLNVGYLKAWQSEDVSLGAWLAPVDVRRTHDPRFDTEYKSRGCNNKYLVTHKQSLEDMLEKHQTLQKEGRLCKEEVKLRLSYIYDWNVPPSQCCQRKDGIP, encoded by the exons ATGACCACGACCAG GTCTGACGCCATGAACCTCGTCCGGTTGGTTTGCCGTCACAAGACGGCGCTGGCGATCGGAGGCCTGTGCATCTTCGCCGTGGTCCTCCTCTTCCTGGCCAAGTGCACCTCCGAGACGCTGAAGCCGGCCGAGTCGCCCGGCTCCGCCCCCCGCTCCGAGCTCCGCCCTGAGCGGCAGGAGGCCCGCCCCAAGGAGCTGTCGGCCTTCCTGGTGGTGCTGATCACCACGGGGCCCAAGTACACGGAGCGGCGGAGCATCATCCGCAGCACCTGGCTGGCCAAGCGCGACCCGGACGTGCTCAGCCTGTTCGTGGTGGGCACCGAGGGCCTGCCCGCCGATGACCTGCAGAACCTGGGCACGGAGCAGGTGCGGCACCGcgacctgctgctgctgcctgagCTGCGGGACTCCTACGAGAACCTCACCCTCAAGCTGCTGCACATGTACAGCTGGCTGGACCAGAACGTGGACTTCAAGTTCGTCCTCAAGGCCGACGACGACACCTTTGCCCGGCTGGACCTCATCAAGGAGGAGCTGAGGGCCAAGGAGGCGTCGCGCCTGTACTGGGGCTTCTTCTCGGGGCGGGGCCGGGTGAAGACAGCCGGCAAGTGGAAGGAGAGCACCTGGGCGCTGTGCGACTACTACCTGCCCTACGCGCTGGGCGGGGGCTACGTCCTGTCGGCCGACCTGGTGCACTACGTTCGGCTGAACGTGGGCTACCTGAAGGCGTGGCAGAGCGAGGACGTCTCCCTGGGGGCGTGGCTGGCGCCGGTGGACGTGCGGCGCACGCACGACCCCCGCTTCGACACCGAGTACAAGTCGCGGGGCTGCAACAACAAGTACCTGGTGACGCACAAGCAGAGCCTGGAAGACATGCTGGAGAAGCACCAGACCCTGCAGAAGGAGGGCCGGCTCTGCAAGGAGGAGGTCAAGCTCCGCCTCTCCTACATCTACGACTGGAACGTGCCGCCCTCTCAGTGCTGCCAGCGCAAAGACGGCATCCCCTGA
- the b3galt6 gene encoding beta-1,3-galactosyltransferase 6 isoform X2, with translation MNLVRLVCRHKTALAIGGLCIFAVVLLFLAKCTSETLKPAESPGSAPRSELRPERQEARPKELSAFLVVLITTGPKYTERRSIIRSTWLAKRDPDVLSLFVVGTEGLPADDLQNLGTEQVRHRDLLLLPELRDSYENLTLKLLHMYSWLDQNVDFKFVLKADDDTFARLDLIKEELRAKEASRLYWGFFSGRGRVKTAGKWKESTWALCDYYLPYALGGGYVLSADLVHYVRLNVGYLKAWQSEDVSLGAWLAPVDVRRTHDPRFDTEYKSRGCNNKYLVTHKQSLEDMLEKHQTLQKEGRLCKEEVKLRLSYIYDWNVPPSQCCQRKDGIP, from the coding sequence ATGAACCTCGTCCGGTTGGTTTGCCGTCACAAGACGGCGCTGGCGATCGGAGGCCTGTGCATCTTCGCCGTGGTCCTCCTCTTCCTGGCCAAGTGCACCTCCGAGACGCTGAAGCCGGCCGAGTCGCCCGGCTCCGCCCCCCGCTCCGAGCTCCGCCCTGAGCGGCAGGAGGCCCGCCCCAAGGAGCTGTCGGCCTTCCTGGTGGTGCTGATCACCACGGGGCCCAAGTACACGGAGCGGCGGAGCATCATCCGCAGCACCTGGCTGGCCAAGCGCGACCCGGACGTGCTCAGCCTGTTCGTGGTGGGCACCGAGGGCCTGCCCGCCGATGACCTGCAGAACCTGGGCACGGAGCAGGTGCGGCACCGcgacctgctgctgctgcctgagCTGCGGGACTCCTACGAGAACCTCACCCTCAAGCTGCTGCACATGTACAGCTGGCTGGACCAGAACGTGGACTTCAAGTTCGTCCTCAAGGCCGACGACGACACCTTTGCCCGGCTGGACCTCATCAAGGAGGAGCTGAGGGCCAAGGAGGCGTCGCGCCTGTACTGGGGCTTCTTCTCGGGGCGGGGCCGGGTGAAGACAGCCGGCAAGTGGAAGGAGAGCACCTGGGCGCTGTGCGACTACTACCTGCCCTACGCGCTGGGCGGGGGCTACGTCCTGTCGGCCGACCTGGTGCACTACGTTCGGCTGAACGTGGGCTACCTGAAGGCGTGGCAGAGCGAGGACGTCTCCCTGGGGGCGTGGCTGGCGCCGGTGGACGTGCGGCGCACGCACGACCCCCGCTTCGACACCGAGTACAAGTCGCGGGGCTGCAACAACAAGTACCTGGTGACGCACAAGCAGAGCCTGGAAGACATGCTGGAGAAGCACCAGACCCTGCAGAAGGAGGGCCGGCTCTGCAAGGAGGAGGTCAAGCTCCGCCTCTCCTACATCTACGACTGGAACGTGCCGCCCTCTCAGTGCTGCCAGCGCAAAGACGGCATCCCCTGA